One stretch of Zingiber officinale cultivar Zhangliang chromosome 6B, Zo_v1.1, whole genome shotgun sequence DNA includes these proteins:
- the LOC121989966 gene encoding auxin-responsive protein SAUR50-like, with protein sequence MGKPTIKQILKRCSSLGRKQGETADVPRGHFAVYVGENRSRFVVPIAYLAHPKFQSLLRQAEEEFGFDHERGLTIPCEEVVFRSLTAALN encoded by the coding sequence ATGGGGAAGCCAACCATCAAGCAGATACTGAAGCGGTGTTCGAGCCTGGGCCGGAAGCAGGGCGAGACGGCGGACGTGCCGAGGGGGCACTTCGCGGTGTACGTGGGCGAGAACCGGAGCCGCTTCGTGGTTCCCATCGCCTACCTCGCCCACCCCAAGTTCCAGAGCCTACTTCGGCAGGCGGAGGAGGAGTTCGGGTTCGACCACGAGAGGGGGCTTACCATCCCCTGCGAGGAGGTCGTCTTCAGGTCCCTCACCGCCGCCCTTAACTGA